In the genome of Coregonus clupeaformis isolate EN_2021a chromosome 1, ASM2061545v1, whole genome shotgun sequence, one region contains:
- the LOC121578093 gene encoding zinc finger and BTB domain-containing protein 18-like isoform X3, whose product MEFPDHSRHLLECLSEQRHQGFLCDSTVLVGDAQFRAHRAVLASCSMYFHLFYKDQLDKRDIVHLNSDIVTAPAFALLLEFMYEGKLQFKALPVEDVLAAASFLHMYDIVKVCKKKLKHKATAEADSTKKEEDASSCSDKVESFSEGSTGHPATADLLPSDDEDLEAKQDPSSLWMRLPSDQACTPATATSPGEADAHGSPPKLQSPAGSPSSSIGSLSRRSVGSRGSRRVSSDADCVLDLSVKSSLTGPGEALSNNPYFCGVVTPDSLKGTLVQVKQEKNTGSDDEDLVSGDYEMDHSGPKATPPRTNGGVNHHVVSSHAHRRLEAHLSGLRDASLASELEHGDKVSDDDMLGGESERAQVEAASIDSALLPYVSNMLNAPHTQIFMCPLCNKVFPSPHILQIHLSTHFREQEGVRAKPASDVNVPTCSICGKTFSCMYTLKRHERTHSGEKPYTCTTCGKSFQYSHNLSRHAVVHTREKPHACKWCERRFTQSGDLYRHIRKFHCELVNSLSVKSEGLNLPTLHRDWTIEDSSQELWK is encoded by the coding sequence ATGGAGTTCCCAGACCACAGCAGACATTTGCTAGAGTGTCTGAGCGAGCAGAGGCATCAGGGTTTCCTTTGTGATTCCACTGTTCTGGTCGGCGATGCCCAGTTCCGAGCCCATCGAGCAGTGCTGGCTTCATGCAGCATGTACTTCCATCTCTTTTACAAGGACCAGCTCGACAAAAGGGACATTGTTCATCTGAACAGCGACATTGTTACAGCCCCGGCGTTTGCTCTCCTGCTGGAGTTCATGTACGAGGGTAAGCTCCAGTTCAAAGCCCTGCCCGTGGAGGATGTTCTGGCTGCTGCCAGCTTCCTCCACATGTACGACATTGTCAAGGTCTGCAAGAAGAAGCTGAAGCACAAAGCCACTGCGGAGGCAGACAGCACCAAGAAAGAGGAGGATGCTTCCAGCTGCTCTGACAAAGTAGAGAGCTTCTCCGAGGGCAGCACGGGCCACCCAGCCACAGCTGACCTATTGCCCAGTGACGATGAGGACCTGGAGGCCAAACAGGACCCCAGCAGCCTGTGGATGAGGCTACCCTCCGACCAGGCGTGCACCCCGGCCACTGCCACCAGCCCAGGGGAGGCTGACGCCCATGGCAGTCCCCCCAAGCTGCAGTCCCCTGCCGGCAGCCCCAGCAGCTCTATAGGCTCCCTGTCCCGGAGGTCCGTGGGCTCCCGTGGCTCCCGCAGAGTGTCGTCGGATGCAGACTGTGTCCTGGACTTGTCTGTGAAGTCCAGCCTGACGGGGCCCGGCGAGGCCTTGTCCAATAACCCCTACTTCTGTGGTGTGGTGACGCCTGATAGCCTGAAGGGCACCCTGGTCCAGGTGAAGCAAGAGAAGAACACTGGCTCAGACGATGAGGACCTGGTGAGCGGCGACTATGAGATGGACCACAGCGGGCCAAAAGCCACCCCTCCCAGAACCAACGGAGGTGTGAACCACCACGTGGTCAGCAGCCATGCTCACAGACGCCTGGAGGCCCACCTCTCAGGCCTGCGTGACGCCTCCCTGGCCAGCGAGCTGGAGCATGGCGACAAGGTCAGCGATGATGACATgctggggggagagagtgagcggGCCCAGGTCGAGGCGGCCAGCATCGACAGCGCCCTGCTGCCCTACGTGTCCAACATGCTGAACGCCCCCCACACTCAGATCTTCATGTGCCCGCTGTGCAACAAGGTGTTTCCCAGCCCGCACATCCTCCAGATCCACCTCAGCACACACTTTCGTGAGCAGGAAGGCGTGCGCGCCAAGCCCGCCAGCGACGTCAACGTGCCCACCTGCTCCATCTGCGGCAAGACATTCTCCTGCATGTACACCCTGAAGCGCCACGAGCGGACTCACTCTGGAGAGAAGCCGTACACGTGCACCACGTGCGGTAAGAGCTTCCAGTACTCCCACAACCTGAGCCGGCACGCCGTGGTGCACACCCGAGAGAAGCCGCATGCCTGCAAGTGGTGCGAGCGGCGCTTCACCCAGTCCGGGGACCTGTACCGCCACATCCGCAAGTTCCACTGCGAACTGGTCAACTCGCTCTCAGTCAAGAGCGAAGGCCTCAACCTCCCCACCCTCCACAGGGACTGGACCATAGAGGATAGTTCTCAAGAACTGTGGAAGTGA
- the LOC121578093 gene encoding zinc finger and BTB domain-containing protein 18-like isoform X1 yields the protein MAVKGAQLEVAFPSEHDVRAADRLPSPSLLFQRTDWELVCVWICVQEEVSHSPTTSPPLCICLLQLAFFFSPTPSLILQKSCSQSSFSTTVDLIKLMHTAGYEDSMEFPDHSRHLLECLSEQRHQGFLCDSTVLVGDAQFRAHRAVLASCSMYFHLFYKDQLDKRDIVHLNSDIVTAPAFALLLEFMYEGKLQFKALPVEDVLAAASFLHMYDIVKVCKKKLKHKATAEADSTKKEEDASSCSDKVESFSEGSTGHPATADLLPSDDEDLEAKQDPSSLWMRLPSDQACTPATATSPGEADAHGSPPKLQSPAGSPSSSIGSLSRRSVGSRGSRRVSSDADCVLDLSVKSSLTGPGEALSNNPYFCGVVTPDSLKGTLVQVKQEKNTGSDDEDLVSGDYEMDHSGPKATPPRTNGGVNHHVVSSHAHRRLEAHLSGLRDASLASELEHGDKVSDDDMLGGESERAQVEAASIDSALLPYVSNMLNAPHTQIFMCPLCNKVFPSPHILQIHLSTHFREQEGVRAKPASDVNVPTCSICGKTFSCMYTLKRHERTHSGEKPYTCTTCGKSFQYSHNLSRHAVVHTREKPHACKWCERRFTQSGDLYRHIRKFHCELVNSLSVKSEGLNLPTLHRDWTIEDSSQELWK from the exons ATGGCTGTAAAAGGAGCACAGCTGGAGGTAGCATTTCCATCTGAACATGATGTCAGAGCAGCTGACAGGCTGCCATCCCCCAGTCTTTTATTCCAACGCACAGActgggagttagtgtgtgtgtggatctgtgTGCAGGAGGAGGTATCTCATTCccctacaacatctcctccacTTTGCATCTGTCTTTTACAGTTAGCATTTTTTTTCTCTCCTACCCCCTCATTGATTCTGCAAAAGAGCTGCAGCCAGTCCAGCTTTTCTACTACAGTGGACTTAATCAAGTTGATGCATACTGCAG GTTATGAAGACAGCATGGAGTTCCCAGACCACAGCAGACATTTGCTAGAGTGTCTGAGCGAGCAGAGGCATCAGGGTTTCCTTTGTGATTCCACTGTTCTGGTCGGCGATGCCCAGTTCCGAGCCCATCGAGCAGTGCTGGCTTCATGCAGCATGTACTTCCATCTCTTTTACAAGGACCAGCTCGACAAAAGGGACATTGTTCATCTGAACAGCGACATTGTTACAGCCCCGGCGTTTGCTCTCCTGCTGGAGTTCATGTACGAGGGTAAGCTCCAGTTCAAAGCCCTGCCCGTGGAGGATGTTCTGGCTGCTGCCAGCTTCCTCCACATGTACGACATTGTCAAGGTCTGCAAGAAGAAGCTGAAGCACAAAGCCACTGCGGAGGCAGACAGCACCAAGAAAGAGGAGGATGCTTCCAGCTGCTCTGACAAAGTAGAGAGCTTCTCCGAGGGCAGCACGGGCCACCCAGCCACAGCTGACCTATTGCCCAGTGACGATGAGGACCTGGAGGCCAAACAGGACCCCAGCAGCCTGTGGATGAGGCTACCCTCCGACCAGGCGTGCACCCCGGCCACTGCCACCAGCCCAGGGGAGGCTGACGCCCATGGCAGTCCCCCCAAGCTGCAGTCCCCTGCCGGCAGCCCCAGCAGCTCTATAGGCTCCCTGTCCCGGAGGTCCGTGGGCTCCCGTGGCTCCCGCAGAGTGTCGTCGGATGCAGACTGTGTCCTGGACTTGTCTGTGAAGTCCAGCCTGACGGGGCCCGGCGAGGCCTTGTCCAATAACCCCTACTTCTGTGGTGTGGTGACGCCTGATAGCCTGAAGGGCACCCTGGTCCAGGTGAAGCAAGAGAAGAACACTGGCTCAGACGATGAGGACCTGGTGAGCGGCGACTATGAGATGGACCACAGCGGGCCAAAAGCCACCCCTCCCAGAACCAACGGAGGTGTGAACCACCACGTGGTCAGCAGCCATGCTCACAGACGCCTGGAGGCCCACCTCTCAGGCCTGCGTGACGCCTCCCTGGCCAGCGAGCTGGAGCATGGCGACAAGGTCAGCGATGATGACATgctggggggagagagtgagcggGCCCAGGTCGAGGCGGCCAGCATCGACAGCGCCCTGCTGCCCTACGTGTCCAACATGCTGAACGCCCCCCACACTCAGATCTTCATGTGCCCGCTGTGCAACAAGGTGTTTCCCAGCCCGCACATCCTCCAGATCCACCTCAGCACACACTTTCGTGAGCAGGAAGGCGTGCGCGCCAAGCCCGCCAGCGACGTCAACGTGCCCACCTGCTCCATCTGCGGCAAGACATTCTCCTGCATGTACACCCTGAAGCGCCACGAGCGGACTCACTCTGGAGAGAAGCCGTACACGTGCACCACGTGCGGTAAGAGCTTCCAGTACTCCCACAACCTGAGCCGGCACGCCGTGGTGCACACCCGAGAGAAGCCGCATGCCTGCAAGTGGTGCGAGCGGCGCTTCACCCAGTCCGGGGACCTGTACCGCCACATCCGCAAGTTCCACTGCGAACTGGTCAACTCGCTCTCAGTCAAGAGCGAAGGCCTCAACCTCCCCACCCTCCACAGGGACTGGACCATAGAGGATAGTTCTCAAGAACTGTGGAAGTGA
- the LOC121578093 gene encoding zinc finger and BTB domain-containing protein 18-like isoform X4 → MFRLMHYFRQKIYTWLTGYEDSMEFPDHSRHLLECLSEQRHQGFLCDSTVLVGDAQFRAHRAVLASCSMYFHLFYKDQLDKRDIVHLNSDIVTAPAFALLLEFMYEGKLQFKALPVEDVLAAASFLHMYDIVKVCKKKLKHKATAEADSTKKEEDASSCSDKVESFSEGSTGHPATADLLPSDDEDLEAKQDPSSLWMRLPSDQACTPATATSPGEADAHGSPPKLQSPAGSPSSSIGSLSRRSVGSRGSRRVSSDADCVLDLSVKSSLTGPGEALSNNPYFCGVVTPDSLKGTLVQVKQEKNTGSDDEDLVSGDYEMDHSGPKATPPRTNGGVNHHVVSSHAHRRLEAHLSGLRDASLASELEHGDKVSDDDMLGGESERAQVEAASIDSALLPYVSNMLNAPHTQIFMCPLCNKVFPSPHILQIHLSTHFREQEGVRAKPASDVNVPTCSICGKTFSCMYTLKRHERTHSGEKPYTCTTCGKSFQYSHNLSRHAVVHTREKPHACKWCERRFTQSGDLYRHIRKFHCELVNSLSVKSEGLNLPTLHRDWTIEDSSQELWK, encoded by the exons ATGTTCAGGCTCATGCATTATTTCaggcaaaaaatatatacttgGTTAACAG GTTATGAAGACAGCATGGAGTTCCCAGACCACAGCAGACATTTGCTAGAGTGTCTGAGCGAGCAGAGGCATCAGGGTTTCCTTTGTGATTCCACTGTTCTGGTCGGCGATGCCCAGTTCCGAGCCCATCGAGCAGTGCTGGCTTCATGCAGCATGTACTTCCATCTCTTTTACAAGGACCAGCTCGACAAAAGGGACATTGTTCATCTGAACAGCGACATTGTTACAGCCCCGGCGTTTGCTCTCCTGCTGGAGTTCATGTACGAGGGTAAGCTCCAGTTCAAAGCCCTGCCCGTGGAGGATGTTCTGGCTGCTGCCAGCTTCCTCCACATGTACGACATTGTCAAGGTCTGCAAGAAGAAGCTGAAGCACAAAGCCACTGCGGAGGCAGACAGCACCAAGAAAGAGGAGGATGCTTCCAGCTGCTCTGACAAAGTAGAGAGCTTCTCCGAGGGCAGCACGGGCCACCCAGCCACAGCTGACCTATTGCCCAGTGACGATGAGGACCTGGAGGCCAAACAGGACCCCAGCAGCCTGTGGATGAGGCTACCCTCCGACCAGGCGTGCACCCCGGCCACTGCCACCAGCCCAGGGGAGGCTGACGCCCATGGCAGTCCCCCCAAGCTGCAGTCCCCTGCCGGCAGCCCCAGCAGCTCTATAGGCTCCCTGTCCCGGAGGTCCGTGGGCTCCCGTGGCTCCCGCAGAGTGTCGTCGGATGCAGACTGTGTCCTGGACTTGTCTGTGAAGTCCAGCCTGACGGGGCCCGGCGAGGCCTTGTCCAATAACCCCTACTTCTGTGGTGTGGTGACGCCTGATAGCCTGAAGGGCACCCTGGTCCAGGTGAAGCAAGAGAAGAACACTGGCTCAGACGATGAGGACCTGGTGAGCGGCGACTATGAGATGGACCACAGCGGGCCAAAAGCCACCCCTCCCAGAACCAACGGAGGTGTGAACCACCACGTGGTCAGCAGCCATGCTCACAGACGCCTGGAGGCCCACCTCTCAGGCCTGCGTGACGCCTCCCTGGCCAGCGAGCTGGAGCATGGCGACAAGGTCAGCGATGATGACATgctggggggagagagtgagcggGCCCAGGTCGAGGCGGCCAGCATCGACAGCGCCCTGCTGCCCTACGTGTCCAACATGCTGAACGCCCCCCACACTCAGATCTTCATGTGCCCGCTGTGCAACAAGGTGTTTCCCAGCCCGCACATCCTCCAGATCCACCTCAGCACACACTTTCGTGAGCAGGAAGGCGTGCGCGCCAAGCCCGCCAGCGACGTCAACGTGCCCACCTGCTCCATCTGCGGCAAGACATTCTCCTGCATGTACACCCTGAAGCGCCACGAGCGGACTCACTCTGGAGAGAAGCCGTACACGTGCACCACGTGCGGTAAGAGCTTCCAGTACTCCCACAACCTGAGCCGGCACGCCGTGGTGCACACCCGAGAGAAGCCGCATGCCTGCAAGTGGTGCGAGCGGCGCTTCACCCAGTCCGGGGACCTGTACCGCCACATCCGCAAGTTCCACTGCGAACTGGTCAACTCGCTCTCAGTCAAGAGCGAAGGCCTCAACCTCCCCACCCTCCACAGGGACTGGACCATAGAGGATAGTTCTCAAGAACTGTGGAAGTGA
- the LOC121578093 gene encoding zinc finger and BTB domain-containing protein 18-like isoform X2: MWNGHRSQSRATPLPSIVWKHLGYEDSMEFPDHSRHLLECLSEQRHQGFLCDSTVLVGDAQFRAHRAVLASCSMYFHLFYKDQLDKRDIVHLNSDIVTAPAFALLLEFMYEGKLQFKALPVEDVLAAASFLHMYDIVKVCKKKLKHKATAEADSTKKEEDASSCSDKVESFSEGSTGHPATADLLPSDDEDLEAKQDPSSLWMRLPSDQACTPATATSPGEADAHGSPPKLQSPAGSPSSSIGSLSRRSVGSRGSRRVSSDADCVLDLSVKSSLTGPGEALSNNPYFCGVVTPDSLKGTLVQVKQEKNTGSDDEDLVSGDYEMDHSGPKATPPRTNGGVNHHVVSSHAHRRLEAHLSGLRDASLASELEHGDKVSDDDMLGGESERAQVEAASIDSALLPYVSNMLNAPHTQIFMCPLCNKVFPSPHILQIHLSTHFREQEGVRAKPASDVNVPTCSICGKTFSCMYTLKRHERTHSGEKPYTCTTCGKSFQYSHNLSRHAVVHTREKPHACKWCERRFTQSGDLYRHIRKFHCELVNSLSVKSEGLNLPTLHRDWTIEDSSQELWK, encoded by the exons ATGTGGAACGGCCATAGGTCGCAGTCTAGAGCAACACCTCTCCCAAGTATCGTCTGGAAACATTTAG GTTATGAAGACAGCATGGAGTTCCCAGACCACAGCAGACATTTGCTAGAGTGTCTGAGCGAGCAGAGGCATCAGGGTTTCCTTTGTGATTCCACTGTTCTGGTCGGCGATGCCCAGTTCCGAGCCCATCGAGCAGTGCTGGCTTCATGCAGCATGTACTTCCATCTCTTTTACAAGGACCAGCTCGACAAAAGGGACATTGTTCATCTGAACAGCGACATTGTTACAGCCCCGGCGTTTGCTCTCCTGCTGGAGTTCATGTACGAGGGTAAGCTCCAGTTCAAAGCCCTGCCCGTGGAGGATGTTCTGGCTGCTGCCAGCTTCCTCCACATGTACGACATTGTCAAGGTCTGCAAGAAGAAGCTGAAGCACAAAGCCACTGCGGAGGCAGACAGCACCAAGAAAGAGGAGGATGCTTCCAGCTGCTCTGACAAAGTAGAGAGCTTCTCCGAGGGCAGCACGGGCCACCCAGCCACAGCTGACCTATTGCCCAGTGACGATGAGGACCTGGAGGCCAAACAGGACCCCAGCAGCCTGTGGATGAGGCTACCCTCCGACCAGGCGTGCACCCCGGCCACTGCCACCAGCCCAGGGGAGGCTGACGCCCATGGCAGTCCCCCCAAGCTGCAGTCCCCTGCCGGCAGCCCCAGCAGCTCTATAGGCTCCCTGTCCCGGAGGTCCGTGGGCTCCCGTGGCTCCCGCAGAGTGTCGTCGGATGCAGACTGTGTCCTGGACTTGTCTGTGAAGTCCAGCCTGACGGGGCCCGGCGAGGCCTTGTCCAATAACCCCTACTTCTGTGGTGTGGTGACGCCTGATAGCCTGAAGGGCACCCTGGTCCAGGTGAAGCAAGAGAAGAACACTGGCTCAGACGATGAGGACCTGGTGAGCGGCGACTATGAGATGGACCACAGCGGGCCAAAAGCCACCCCTCCCAGAACCAACGGAGGTGTGAACCACCACGTGGTCAGCAGCCATGCTCACAGACGCCTGGAGGCCCACCTCTCAGGCCTGCGTGACGCCTCCCTGGCCAGCGAGCTGGAGCATGGCGACAAGGTCAGCGATGATGACATgctggggggagagagtgagcggGCCCAGGTCGAGGCGGCCAGCATCGACAGCGCCCTGCTGCCCTACGTGTCCAACATGCTGAACGCCCCCCACACTCAGATCTTCATGTGCCCGCTGTGCAACAAGGTGTTTCCCAGCCCGCACATCCTCCAGATCCACCTCAGCACACACTTTCGTGAGCAGGAAGGCGTGCGCGCCAAGCCCGCCAGCGACGTCAACGTGCCCACCTGCTCCATCTGCGGCAAGACATTCTCCTGCATGTACACCCTGAAGCGCCACGAGCGGACTCACTCTGGAGAGAAGCCGTACACGTGCACCACGTGCGGTAAGAGCTTCCAGTACTCCCACAACCTGAGCCGGCACGCCGTGGTGCACACCCGAGAGAAGCCGCATGCCTGCAAGTGGTGCGAGCGGCGCTTCACCCAGTCCGGGGACCTGTACCGCCACATCCGCAAGTTCCACTGCGAACTGGTCAACTCGCTCTCAGTCAAGAGCGAAGGCCTCAACCTCCCCACCCTCCACAGGGACTGGACCATAGAGGATAGTTCTCAAGAACTGTGGAAGTGA